The Klebsiella sp. RHBSTW-00484 genome includes a window with the following:
- a CDS encoding tyrosine-type recombinase/integrase gives MRLTDIAVKNAKPSDKPTKISDGKGLYLLVHPNGSKYWQAAYRYDGKQKVFSIGTYPSVSLSEARTSLLAMKSLLASGIDPLQQKKAVKAEERGDFTFEAVARDWHKKMSVSERWIPQHSERILNSLINHLFPAIGSKDITKLTTRDLLLPLRKIEGKGQHETASRLKQRITAIMRYAVQEDMITHNPANELGGTLITPKRTHYPALELEQIPDLLSRIDAYKGRRLTVLALKLTLLVFIRSSELRFARWPEIDFKNALWVIPPERDEIENVRFSERGSKMRIPHYVPLSHQAIEILKELKDISYDISNGEGLIFIGCHDYRKPMSENTVNKALRLMGYDTQTQICGHGFRTMACSSLVESGIWTEDAIERQMSHKEQNNVRAAYTHKAKHITQRRLMIQWWADYLDANKERHIMPFDFAKML, from the coding sequence ATGCGCTTAACTGATATTGCTGTAAAAAACGCCAAGCCTTCCGACAAGCCAACTAAAATTTCTGATGGCAAAGGGCTGTATCTGCTCGTTCATCCTAACGGCTCGAAGTATTGGCAAGCGGCTTATCGCTATGATGGTAAGCAAAAAGTCTTCTCAATTGGCACCTACCCTTCTGTTTCGCTCTCAGAAGCTCGTACAAGCCTCTTAGCGATGAAATCTCTGTTAGCCAGTGGTATCGACCCACTTCAACAGAAAAAAGCTGTAAAGGCCGAAGAGCGAGGAGATTTTACGTTTGAAGCCGTAGCTCGTGATTGGCACAAAAAAATGTCTGTTAGTGAGCGGTGGATACCTCAGCATAGTGAGCGTATTTTAAACAGTCTTATTAATCATCTTTTCCCTGCTATCGGCTCAAAAGATATTACCAAGTTGACTACGCGCGATCTGTTGCTACCTCTGCGTAAAATTGAGGGCAAGGGCCAACACGAAACCGCTTCACGTTTAAAACAGCGTATTACCGCTATTATGCGTTATGCTGTCCAAGAAGATATGATTACCCATAATCCCGCTAATGAACTTGGCGGCACGTTAATCACACCTAAAAGAACGCATTATCCAGCGCTTGAACTTGAGCAGATACCTGATCTTTTAAGTCGTATAGATGCGTATAAAGGCCGTAGGCTCACTGTATTAGCTTTAAAACTCACTTTATTAGTTTTCATTCGGTCGAGTGAACTACGCTTCGCTCGCTGGCCTGAAATAGATTTTAAAAATGCCTTATGGGTTATTCCGCCAGAAAGAGACGAGATCGAGAACGTTAGATTTTCTGAAAGAGGATCTAAAATGCGCATACCTCATTATGTACCGTTAAGTCATCAGGCCATTGAAATATTAAAAGAGCTAAAAGATATTAGCTATGATATTAGCAATGGTGAGGGTTTGATATTTATCGGTTGTCATGATTATCGTAAACCTATGAGCGAGAATACCGTTAATAAAGCATTGCGACTTATGGGCTATGACACTCAAACTCAAATTTGTGGGCATGGTTTCCGCACAATGGCCTGTAGTTCTCTTGTTGAGTCAGGTATATGGACTGAAGACGCAATTGAAAGACAAATGAGTCATAAAGAGCAAAACAATGTTCGTGCTGCTTATACTCATAAAGCAAAACATATTACGCAGCGTCGTTTGATGATACAATGGTGGGCTGATTATTTGGACGCAAACAAAGAAAGACATATTATGCCGTTTGACTTCGCTAAAATGTTATAG